A window of the Gossypium hirsutum isolate 1008001.06 chromosome A05, Gossypium_hirsutum_v2.1, whole genome shotgun sequence genome harbors these coding sequences:
- the LOC107957581 gene encoding WEB family protein At1g75720, producing MDREGGVVMMNRAEIDTRAPFRSVKEAVALFGHKVLSGQLYPIKLKEEEMHGREGSENGCSRLGTVTAELEETKYNLEKAREESLMMANCLCALKEELERTKTELQQMKERQTEKLMMEFEMEDVKIVPGSARYEFNETRTFNEEGTTEFQKKRYVTFSNQPCLTQVVGPQGVEKLERHPSLRKKKKKPLIPLIGGLFSKRKGSQ from the exons ATGGACCGTGAAGGGGGAGTTGTGATGATGAATAGGGCAGAAATCGATACCAGGGCACCATTCAGGTCTGTCAAAGAAGCCGTTGCCTTGTTCGGTCATAAAGTTTTATCTGGCCAGCTTTATCCCATCAAGCTCAAGGAGGAGGAG ATGCATGGGCGTGAAGGCAGTGAAAATGGTTGTTCAAGGCTTGGAACTGTTACAGCTGAACTGGAAGAGACAAAATATAACCTTGAAAAGGCCAGAGAAGAGAGTTTGATGATGGCGAATTGCCTGTGTGCTCTTAAAGAAGAGCTCGAAAGAACAAAGACCGAACTGCAGCAAATGAAGGAACGACAAACCGAGAAACTGATGATGGAGTTCGAGATGGAAGATGTCAAGATTGTTCCAGGCTCCGCAAGATATGAATTCAATGAAACACGCACGTTTAACGAAGAAGGTACCACCGAGTTTCAAAAGAAGAGATACGTGACATTTTCAAATCAACCTTGTTTGACTCAAGTTGTTGGTCCACAAGGTGTGGAGAAACTTGAGAGGCACCCTTCATTgcgcaagaagaagaagaagccattGATCCCTCTGATTGGAGGGTTATTTTCCAAGAGAAAAGGGAGTCAATAA